TGCGATAACGTGAGTACATTTTAGCGCCATTGTTAACACATACTGGCCATTTTCGGTAGTGAATTAGATTGCCATTAGATAGAGGTGGAGAATAACGGAAGGGACGAGCAAACAGGTGATGGTGAAGTTTTTGATTCTTGCCAGCGCGCGATAGTGCCATTGATTGAAACGAGAAACGTCCCAGCCAGAGTGCCGCGTTTGCCATTGATAAAGGCGTTGATGTGCAAACGTGAAAGTGAGAAACCAAGAATACAAGACGGCAACATTAAAGCACGCGCTCACACCTAATAAACTTCGCATCGTTTCTATCATGGTGACCTCTTAAGCTGATTCTCATCTTTACATCGCGTTCATCTGATACTCAAGCCTAGAAAACTCTCCCTTCGGGAAGCTAGTCTGCTTCTGAATCCTACATCTTGAGGTGGCTTGAGTATATCAAGAACGGAAGCCAATTTGGGCTAATCTTGAGGCAAATCAGCATCATGCTTGAGCGAAATCAACCATCGCTTCGATAGTTCAGAGAACGCATGTTGATCTTCTGTAGTGATTCCCGCCACCAGGGACTCTTGGACTTTAACGTGTGCCACAATTGCCTCTTCGATCAGGGCCTTACCTTCATCCGTTAAACTCACGGTCACACTGCGGCGATCATCTTTAGAGTGCGCCCGTGTAATTAAACCTTTCTCTTCGAGACGATCAAGGCGATTAGTCATTGCGCCGGAGCTCAGCATCATGGTTTTAAACAGCACCGAAGGCGTCAGCGTGTAGGGTTGACCCGAGCGAAGTAAAGTCGCTAACACGTCGAACTCACCGAGCTTGATACCAAACTGCTTATGACAATCCGCAATCGCTTTTTCGGAGTGCGCGGCTAAGCGTTTCATTCTGCCAAGCATCGCCATAGGTAAGGTGTTGAGTTGCGGTTTTTCTTGCTGCCATTGTTCAATGATCAGATCGATCGTATCTGCTGGCGTTTGATTAGCCATTCTCGAGTCCTTGGTTATCTTTCTTAACGTAAAGATACTTTACCGAATTGAAAAAGCGAAGTATAGTGGCATTCAAATATCTTTACGTGGAGATACTTGTTGTGATTATTCTTCTTCTGATGATTCCTCAGATGTTCTGGGGAACAACGTATGCGGTAACCCAGTTTGGCTTTGAGTCTTGGCCGACCTTTGCGCTAGGTGTGCTCAGGGCGTTACCAGCTGGACTTATCTTATTGGCGCTTAAACCGACATGGCCGCAACGACGCTATTGGAAACCGCTGTTTATCAATGCCGTGGTGAACATCGGTGCTTTTTTCACCTGTATTTTCATTGCCGCGCAAACACTCCCTGCAGGCTTTGCTGCCGTTGGTTCTGCAACGACCCCCATGTTTGCGATGATCATTAATCATTTTAGGGGCGAAGCCGCACCCGCCAAACGCCAAATAGCCGCGGCATTACTTATGCTAACGGCGGCAACTCTGTTGTTTAATCCGGCGCAAGGTGAGGTCAACCTTATTGGTGTTGCGGCAATGGTCATCGGCATCCTGTTGATTCTCTTCGGCAGCTTGTGTGCAAAAACCTTGATAGCCGAGTTAGGTTGGTGGCAAGTGCTCGTATGGCAGTTGATTTTAGGGGGATTGATGTTGGTGCCTTTCGCTGCTTGGCAGTGGTGGCAGTCGCCCCCTTCAGTCACGTTCAGTCGTCAGCTCTTTGGTTCAGCAACTTGGTTGGTGATTGCCAACACCATGATTGCTTACAGTGCATTTCTCTATCTGTTGCGCAAAGCGACGATATTGCAGCTCGCGTTTGCGGGGATAGCGAACCCTTTGGCCGGCATTGCTGCAGGGGCGATATTGATGTCAGAACAATTCGAGTTCTATCAATATGGGTTAATGGCGCTGATGTTGATCTGTGCGCTGCTGGCGCAATTGAAACCCAATCAAAATAGGTGGAAGACGAAGGAATTGAGTGGCAGTGAAGCGCAGTGATGCTGGGAGGAGGGCATAAACATAATGTAGTAAAACAGGTTGGCTCAGTGCGTCTATTTCGGTTTGTTAGTGAAGCACTGCTGTGGAGATGGGACGATATCGTTGGACAGGGTAAAGGTAGGCAAAGGCAGGGTGATGAGGAATAATCAAACACTTTTGGCATGGAAATGTTTTGTGTTCATATTATTCGTTTGTGTTATTAATGAGCAATTATACGGTAAAAAACACTAGATACTTTGAGTTTAAAAGGTTTGTGTACTAACTAATTGTGATATCATCCGCGCACATTTTTCGCTCTGAGGCGAATAGTGACCCGTCGGATGACGCTGCGCTATTCATAAGCTAGGGGCACAACAAGGAGTCACTTTTGTCTACGGACTTAAATAAACCTGTTTTTTTCTCTTCTGTTTTTATTATTGCTCTACTCGTCATCTTTGGCGTGTCTATGCCGGCTGAGCTTGAGGCTAACTTTTCTATTTTGCAAAAGTGGCTGATCAACAATGCGAGTTGGTTCTATCTCGCTGCCGTTGCAATCTTTTTCGTTTTCTTGATTGGCGTAATGTGTAGCCGATTAGGTGATATCAAACTTGGTCCAGACCATGCCGAACCTGAATACAGCCTAGGTGCTTGGTTCGCGATGCTGTTTTCCGCAGGCATGGGGATCGGTTTGGTTTTTTATGGCGTGTCTGAACCTGTCATGCACACCATGTGGCCGCCGGTTGGCGAAGCCTTTAGTGCCGAAGCGGCACAGCAAGCGTTAAAAATCACGTTCTTCCACTGGGGTATCAGTGCTTGGGCCGTTTATGCACTTGTTGCACTTTCGCTCGCTTACTTCTCTTATCGCCATAAGTTGCCACTGTTACCACGCTCTGCTCTTTACCCTCTCATTGGTGATCGTATCTATGGTGTGATTGGTCATGCCGTGGATGCGTTCTGCGTGATTGGTACCTTGTTCGGTGTCGCCACCTCGCTCGGTTTTGGAGTGATGCAGGTGAATGCGGGTTTCAACTACCTGTTCGGCCTTGAGGTTTCAAGTGGCGTGCAGATGGGGCTCATCGTTGTTATCACCTTGTTTGCGACGATTTCTGTTGTTCTGGGTTTAGACAACGGGATTAAGCAGCTTTCTAAAGTGAACATGGTCTTGGCTGGCGCATTGCTTATCGTCGTGATCGTTGCGGGTCCAACGGCATTGATCATGCAGATGTTTGTGCAAAACACTGGCGCGTATCTGTCTGATCTCGTCACCATGACTTTCAACCTCTATGCCTACGACCCGAAAGAAGAGTGGATTGGCGGTTGGACGATTTTCTACTGGGGCTGGTGGATCTCTTGGTCACCGTTCGTGGGGATGTTTATCGCACGTGTTTCACGTGGTCGTACAATTCGTGAGTTCCTTGTCGGCGTGTTGCTCATTCCAAGCTCATTCTGCTTCTTGTGGTTCACGGCGTTTGGTAACACGGCTATCGACGCGATCATCAACAAAGGCATGACGTCACTGAGTGAGACGGTGGCGAATGATGTGCCTGCCGCGTTGTTCCAATTCTTTGAATTGATGCCAATGTCGACAGTGCTATCTGTTATTGGTGTTGTGTTGATCATTACTTTCTTCGTCAGCTCATCTGACTCTGGCTCATTAGTGATTGATACCTTAACCAGCGGTGGTGCAGCAGAGCCGCCTGTATGGCAACGGGTATTTTGGGCTTCAACCGAAGGTGTGGTTGCGGCAGCACTATTGTGGGCAGGTGGTTTAGCCGCGCTGCAAACCATGACCATTGTGAGTGCTTTCCCGATTACGGTGATGCTGCTTGCGTTCTGTTACTCGCTATTTAAAGCACTGCGTCATGATTACTTGCTGATGAACAGCGTGCAAACGCACAATACAGCGGTACAGTACGCGAAAGCGAACGTAAGTTGGCAAAGCCGTATTTCTGCGCTGGTCTCTCACCCTGACCGTGGCGAAGCGACCTCGTTTATTACGGATACGGTGCAGCCTGCCTTGATCGATCTTGCGAACGAGATGCAAGCAAATGGCCTGAACGCCAGTATCGAGAAACTGAGTGAACAACGGGTGCGTTTAGTGGTGCGTAAAGATGAAGCGGAAGATTTCGCTTATGGTATTCGTCTTCAGCAGTTTGTCGTACCGTGTTACGCCAATGATGAAGAGACAGAGAGTCAAGAAGAGTACTACCGCGCTGAAGTCTACCTGTTGCAAGGTGGTCAGCAGTACGATGTATTGGGCTATACCAAAGAGCAAATCATTGCGGATGCACTGACGCAGTATGAACGCCACCTCCATTTCTTGCACTTAGCGGTCTCTGAAGAGGCACCCGCGCAAGCCTAGTGAGACAAGCAAGACGATAAAACACCCGCAGCCAGCGGGTGTTTTTGTTTGTATCGGGAATAGATTGACAGCATCAATAGTGAATAGGCATCACATTTCTACACTTCCCCACAATTTGCTTGTTATCAGGGTGTTACAGTTGCTCTCTATCGATGGACAGAGACAAGGCATACCCATGAAAAAAACACTTTTACTTTCTCTCTCGCTGCTCTTTTCAGGGCTCGTTAACGCACAGGATGTTGACGTTGGCGATCTCCACATCCAAAAACCGTGGTCTAAGCTGGTTCCGCCGACATCTGCGGTGACTGCGGGCTTCTTTGATGTGACCAATGAAGGTGAGGCTGACGACCGTATTATTGCCGCTCGCGCAGACATCGCCGGTAAGGTTGAGCTACACAACCATATCCATGAAGACGGCATGATGAAAATGCGTGAAGTCTCAAGTATTGAAGTACCGGCAGGCGAAACGGTCTCCCTAAAGCCGGGCAGCTTCCACGTGATGTTCTTTAACCTCACTAAGGTCCCGGCGCTAGGCGAACAGTTCCCTGTCATCGTTACGTTTGAAAAAGCCGGGGAGGTAGAGCTGATGTTTAAAGTCAAAGAAGCCATTAAACCGATGCACCACAATGGGAAGCACGATCATAACGCTCATGATGGCGAACATCACCATCATTGATGGGTATTCTAAATCGGATTAAGTATCTCTGCCCCGTGGGTTCATGGGGCGCTAGCTTTACTTGTGATATTGTGTTCTTAACAACTGATTTCTAGAAATAGCGATAAACAACTT
This DNA window, taken from Thaumasiovibrio subtropicus, encodes the following:
- a CDS encoding BCCT family transporter, with the protein product MSTDLNKPVFFSSVFIIALLVIFGVSMPAELEANFSILQKWLINNASWFYLAAVAIFFVFLIGVMCSRLGDIKLGPDHAEPEYSLGAWFAMLFSAGMGIGLVFYGVSEPVMHTMWPPVGEAFSAEAAQQALKITFFHWGISAWAVYALVALSLAYFSYRHKLPLLPRSALYPLIGDRIYGVIGHAVDAFCVIGTLFGVATSLGFGVMQVNAGFNYLFGLEVSSGVQMGLIVVITLFATISVVLGLDNGIKQLSKVNMVLAGALLIVVIVAGPTALIMQMFVQNTGAYLSDLVTMTFNLYAYDPKEEWIGGWTIFYWGWWISWSPFVGMFIARVSRGRTIREFLVGVLLIPSSFCFLWFTAFGNTAIDAIINKGMTSLSETVANDVPAALFQFFELMPMSTVLSVIGVVLIITFFVSSSDSGSLVIDTLTSGGAAEPPVWQRVFWASTEGVVAAALLWAGGLAALQTMTIVSAFPITVMLLAFCYSLFKALRHDYLLMNSVQTHNTAVQYAKANVSWQSRISALVSHPDRGEATSFITDTVQPALIDLANEMQANGLNASIEKLSEQRVRLVVRKDEAEDFAYGIRLQQFVVPCYANDEETESQEEYYRAEVYLLQGGQQYDVLGYTKEQIIADALTQYERHLHFLHLAVSEEAPAQA
- a CDS encoding MarR family winged helix-turn-helix transcriptional regulator is translated as MANQTPADTIDLIIEQWQQEKPQLNTLPMAMLGRMKRLAAHSEKAIADCHKQFGIKLGEFDVLATLLRSGQPYTLTPSVLFKTMMLSSGAMTNRLDRLEEKGLITRAHSKDDRRSVTVSLTDEGKALIEEAIVAHVKVQESLVAGITTEDQHAFSELSKRWLISLKHDADLPQD
- a CDS encoding copper chaperone PCu(A)C: MKKTLLLSLSLLFSGLVNAQDVDVGDLHIQKPWSKLVPPTSAVTAGFFDVTNEGEADDRIIAARADIAGKVELHNHIHEDGMMKMREVSSIEVPAGETVSLKPGSFHVMFFNLTKVPALGEQFPVIVTFEKAGEVELMFKVKEAIKPMHHNGKHDHNAHDGEHHHH
- a CDS encoding DMT family transporter, giving the protein MIILLLMIPQMFWGTTYAVTQFGFESWPTFALGVLRALPAGLILLALKPTWPQRRYWKPLFINAVVNIGAFFTCIFIAAQTLPAGFAAVGSATTPMFAMIINHFRGEAAPAKRQIAAALLMLTAATLLFNPAQGEVNLIGVAAMVIGILLILFGSLCAKTLIAELGWWQVLVWQLILGGLMLVPFAAWQWWQSPPSVTFSRQLFGSATWLVIANTMIAYSAFLYLLRKATILQLAFAGIANPLAGIAAGAILMSEQFEFYQYGLMALMLICALLAQLKPNQNRWKTKELSGSEAQ
- a CDS encoding DUF6868 family protein, translating into MIETMRSLLGVSACFNVAVLYSWFLTFTFAHQRLYQWQTRHSGWDVSRFNQWHYRALARIKNFTITCLLVPSVILHLYLMAI